Within Montipora foliosa isolate CH-2021 chromosome 3, ASM3666993v2, whole genome shotgun sequence, the genomic segment GTTCAGATGCGAACGAGAGTTTTACGCAGACCTTCAAACCCTTCTGCGTCCCTGACGGCAGCCTTGTTGTAGCCGACACACCAGGCGGCAACGCATTGAAGGATAAATTGGACCACAACTTGGAGATAGCAAGGGCACTTAATTTTAGACCTGTCTCAAGAATATTTATTGTTGTTAAAGCGGAGACTCGCATTGATTCTGTGGTCGACAATGCTCGCAAATATGCTGATCGCTTTGTAAAGCTCCCTATGGATGTAGTAGGGGTTCTTGTCACGCATATGGATATGGTAGACTGGACGGAGAAGGAATTCATACCGCCGATAGAAGATGAGCTTGGTATCGATACTGTTGTCTTTTCTTGGATTACCACAAACCACGAAACACTAAGGAAAAACATAATCAATTCCTGCGTTGAAGAACATAACCTGACAGTGGATGATGAGAACTTTTTTGAGCTTTTCAAAATCCCTAGCAATCATTGCAAGATTCTTAAGTCCACCAGCGATGAAGTTAAGAGGTTTTCAGAGAAGAAGAAGGCTTTCGATGAAGCAAGAAAAGCGTTCAGCGGGACAGATTTGGTTGAACTTGTTTTTGAATTCCAGGCTTACATGACAGATGAAATTGTTGAAGCCCAGAAGAGGATGTCTGAGACCAACAACTTTACATTTGAAGGTGATGTTGCAGCCATTGAAGCTGGTCACGTTGCTAACATGGTGAATCAACTTCGCACGGTTCTCTACGATATCAGAACGGAATGTCTGGGATACCAGAGTGAGCATGGAGTATCTGAATTGCGCAAATGTCCACACTGTGGTACCATTTGGACCAAGTCAGAAGGGTGTGAAGGCAATACAACCTGTGGAAATCGACTTGACAATGTCAACGACTTCAGGGATCCAGCAAACGCAGAAATGGGCACCTTTTGGTTTAGATGGCTTGTTGATGGCCAACTTCGCATTACCAAGGTCAGCCATAAGACCGTGAAATCTGAGAGAAGTTCGAAACCACAATTTGGATGCGGAAAGTCAATCAACTGGAGAGAGATGGCAACAGTTGCGGTCCCACCTGAATTGAGTGAATCGGTTAACTTTGGAACAAGTGATATTAATACCCTACAACCAACTGCAGCAAATCTCCAAGAGGAGCCGT encodes:
- the LOC137996722 gene encoding uncharacterized protein, producing the protein MAGFNSMLSTSERAPYVVLLGDVGTGKSTLVEKLTGIKGRSSDANESFTQTFKPFCVPDGSLVVADTPGGNALKDKLDHNLEIARALNFRPVSRIFIVVKAETRIDSVVDNARKYADRFVKLPMDVVGVLVTHMDMVDWTEKEFIPPIEDELGIDTVVFSWITTNHETLRKNIINSCVEEHNLTVDDENFFELFKIPSNHCKILKSTSDEVKRFSEKKKAFDEARKAFSGTDLVELVFEFQAYMTDEIVEAQKRMSETNNFTFEGDVAAIEAGHVANMVNQLRTVLYDIRTECLGYQSEHGVSELRKCPHCGTIWTKSEGCEGNTTCGNRLDNVNDFRDPANAEMGTFWFRWLVDGQLRITKVSHKTVKSERSSKPQFGCGKSINWREMATVAVPPELSESVNFGTSDINTLQPTAANLQEEPSKMIYAVGRKGSKRKRKSKPSNHETSDMNIPPPTAANLLEEPSKMIDAAGRKSTKRKRKSKPWNHGTSDINTLQPTAANSREEPSKMIYAAGRKSTKPERKSKPSSHGTSDINIPPPTAADSREEPSKMIESAGTQSTKPERKSKPSSHRTSDINIPPPTAANSREEPSKMIDSAGRKSTKPERKSKPSSHGTSDINISPPTTANFREEPSKMIDAAGTKSAKSESPPQPSNHTKKCCCVM